One segment of Anatilimnocola aggregata DNA contains the following:
- a CDS encoding protein kinase domain-containing protein, with protein MTVQDIGSATLEFDSPAQEPPAVGSGTVVPDSPEIAATYDSTEIAAKNDSAEIAATYDSTEIAAKHDSAEIAAKHDSAEIAATYDSTEIAATYDSSVILPLERPEGTTGKAKGGKPPAAIDPTNTGMTIQAGRFTPNPEEMNDVEEIFKTIDVSDSGSGSGLIGGAGKTTPLNRNDLTAMWDSSQDFSVQPGAPLSHTAVSPPGSSIVPLSHTAISPPSGSRAASGSGAPPGGSGARKSSHSGGSGSESLENSLVIQPRVLRNEGDGQSELVERIDYNLLRKLGEGGMGIVYAARQSSIRRTVALKMLKGSGVKQSAQREKFLAEAVITGDLEHPNIVPIYDLGRDEEGAIFYAMKHVKGTPWDKLLPQKSTAENLEILLKTADGVAFAHSRGVLHRDLKPENVMIGEFGEVLVMDWGLALSMINPPANVALGGTPAYMAPEMTFGPVQLINATSDVYLLGAILFEIVTGKRPHGGPTVTRCLMSAAKNEIITTDKSGELVDIARKAMATRQEDRYPGVREFQAALREYQSHSESIALSVRALDDLAEARRTDNYETYARALFAFQEAFTLWAGNSRAQVGVTDATQAYAQCAFRKGDYDLGLSLLDAKDSRFADLREQLSQARQERDSRQRRLRTARRIGAGLAAAMLLIVTGAFFWIRAEAQRARAAEVVARNERAEAVKQKQTAEEERARAESARAEEEQQRKIAEQQRMEAVAARQQEKLQREAAETQRAIAVAAQREEEQQRRIADEQKAAAVLARQEEQKQRQVAEQARVKEEYEAYVARLGLASSKIQENAFDHALALLKECPPQLRNWEWGRLYYLCTRDERTLEAGVPMETLDISPNGQQLVVGGWGGEIRILNINSEDAPVKINTGAAEVFAVAFSPDGKTIAAGTSAKPEYVSLWDAQSGQRRGGLQGHADAVISVRFSRSGESLLTGSYDNTARLWNLADRTSRTFRGHDWWVWSAEFSPDEKQIVTASQDGSAIVWTLATGKASPPFLGHTGPVFAASFAPDGRTIASASYDKRILLWDPTQLREVDLERVLGSDRTGPGVKEDTSAATPFVALTGHSAAVRSVQFSADGKMLVSAGNDNVVCLWDVPDHKLVKKFRGHASRVAIARFAPGGDRIASAGLDRFVKLWRISQYEEMKILGGRVLHGHRDSILGAAFSPDGNTVVTASRDKTASAWNAATGERLRTYDEGHQYLASAAWCFPDGKRVLTAAADNSSRIWDVATGAQQAVLVGTGPHAAVALAPSGDFIVSGSDDRSLRIWSPAGKLLREFAGLASEITAIAVSQDEARILTGDAVGRVRLLSAADGKTLWENRSHSRAVTSAAFLGTGDTAVTASLDHTVAVWNVATGKEDAARLLRHPAAVTSLAVSSDGGTALTACADKQVRQWNLATGSLVRTLPVDDIAVTGVAITPDGKRALTATAQNQVRLWNLADGTELVVPGMGKGPFLDLAATTLLAWSATFSPTGDRVLTAGGAEAHLWDAADSKLLVAFSPQSAVSSVQFSPSGDELVTGSWDKAARVWNSATGATLLKLGGVHTRFVNASAFSPDGTQVITASDDQTACLWDATTGRQLQSLVGHTGSVTDVAFSRDGKQALTASADKTARIWDVRTGKTLHVLTGHTQAVLRAAFSVDGRRVLTGSDDTTARLWNAETGEYLGVTLAGHTASVTAAAFSRDGSRVFTGSKDMTVKVWDPATGKEVLTLPGHAQEVTVATASPDGRRLLTASRDGTAILWDSLPWQEPAVVPQPAPPPR; from the coding sequence TTGACCGTCCAGGATATTGGCTCCGCGACGCTCGAGTTCGATTCTCCCGCGCAGGAACCGCCTGCCGTCGGCAGCGGAACGGTCGTGCCGGACTCCCCAGAGATCGCGGCTACTTACGATTCCACGGAGATCGCTGCCAAAAACGACTCAGCCGAAATTGCTGCCACTTACGATTCGACCGAGATTGCCGCGAAGCACGACTCAGCCGAGATTGCCGCGAAGCACGACTCAGCCGAGATTGCTGCAACCTACGACTCGACCGAGATCGCCGCTACATACGATTCCAGTGTCATTCTGCCGCTTGAGCGTCCCGAAGGAACGACAGGCAAGGCCAAGGGAGGGAAGCCCCCCGCTGCAATCGATCCCACGAACACCGGCATGACGATTCAAGCTGGTCGGTTCACGCCAAACCCCGAGGAAATGAACGACGTCGAAGAGATCTTCAAAACGATAGACGTCAGCGACAGTGGAAGTGGCAGCGGACTGATTGGTGGTGCCGGCAAAACGACCCCACTGAATCGGAACGATCTCACAGCCATGTGGGACAGCAGCCAGGACTTCTCCGTGCAACCGGGTGCGCCCCTTTCACACACTGCTGTTTCGCCACCAGGCAGTTCTATAGTGCCGCTTTCGCACACGGCAATCTCTCCACCGTCCGGCTCGCGCGCGGCAAGCGGAAGTGGGGCACCACCTGGCGGCTCCGGTGCTCGCAAGTCGTCTCACAGCGGTGGCAGCGGTTCGGAAAGCCTGGAGAACTCACTGGTCATTCAGCCGCGCGTGCTGCGGAACGAAGGAGACGGCCAAAGCGAATTGGTCGAGCGCATCGACTACAACCTGCTGCGCAAACTGGGCGAAGGGGGAATGGGCATTGTCTATGCCGCCCGTCAATCGTCAATTCGCCGCACCGTCGCGCTCAAGATGCTCAAAGGGAGCGGCGTCAAGCAATCGGCCCAGCGCGAAAAGTTCCTCGCCGAAGCTGTCATCACCGGCGATCTCGAACATCCCAATATCGTGCCGATCTACGACCTGGGACGCGACGAAGAAGGGGCCATTTTCTATGCCATGAAGCATGTGAAAGGAACTCCCTGGGATAAGCTGTTGCCGCAAAAGTCGACTGCAGAAAACTTGGAGATTCTGCTGAAAACGGCCGACGGCGTCGCCTTTGCCCACTCGCGCGGCGTGTTGCACCGGGACCTGAAGCCCGAAAACGTGATGATCGGCGAGTTCGGCGAAGTACTGGTGATGGACTGGGGGCTGGCGCTCTCCATGATTAACCCACCGGCCAACGTGGCGTTGGGCGGAACGCCGGCTTACATGGCACCGGAGATGACGTTCGGCCCCGTACAACTGATCAACGCTACCAGCGACGTTTATCTTCTCGGTGCGATCCTGTTCGAGATCGTCACCGGCAAACGACCGCACGGAGGACCGACCGTTACACGCTGCCTGATGTCGGCGGCCAAGAACGAGATTATCACGACCGACAAGTCGGGCGAACTCGTCGACATCGCGCGCAAAGCGATGGCCACTCGGCAGGAAGATCGCTATCCGGGAGTTCGGGAATTTCAAGCGGCCTTGCGCGAGTATCAATCGCACAGCGAAAGCATCGCGCTGAGCGTGCGGGCCTTGGACGACCTGGCCGAGGCTCGCCGTACCGACAACTACGAAACGTATGCTCGGGCTTTGTTTGCCTTTCAGGAGGCATTCACCCTGTGGGCCGGCAACAGCCGCGCTCAGGTGGGCGTGACCGATGCGACGCAGGCCTATGCCCAGTGTGCATTTCGCAAGGGCGATTACGACCTGGGGCTATCGCTGCTCGACGCAAAGGATTCGCGCTTTGCAGACCTGAGAGAGCAGCTCTCGCAAGCGCGGCAAGAGCGCGATTCGCGGCAACGCCGCCTGCGCACTGCCCGGCGAATCGGTGCCGGCCTGGCGGCTGCCATGTTGCTCATCGTAACCGGCGCGTTCTTTTGGATTCGCGCCGAAGCTCAGCGGGCTCGGGCGGCGGAGGTAGTCGCCCGCAATGAACGGGCCGAAGCTGTGAAGCAGAAACAAACGGCCGAAGAGGAACGAGCCCGCGCGGAAAGCGCGCGGGCAGAGGAGGAGCAGCAGCGGAAGATCGCCGAACAACAGCGAATGGAAGCCGTGGCCGCCCGTCAGCAAGAAAAACTGCAGCGCGAAGCAGCCGAAACACAGCGGGCAATTGCCGTCGCTGCCCAGCGCGAAGAAGAACAGCAGCGCCGGATTGCCGACGAGCAGAAAGCGGCCGCGGTGCTGGCGAGGCAGGAAGAGCAAAAACAACGGCAGGTCGCGGAGCAAGCGCGCGTTAAGGAAGAATACGAAGCGTACGTCGCCCGCTTGGGTCTCGCTTCGTCCAAGATTCAAGAGAACGCTTTCGACCATGCGCTTGCCTTACTCAAAGAATGCCCGCCGCAACTCCGCAACTGGGAGTGGGGCCGCCTCTATTACCTCTGCACGCGCGACGAACGAACACTCGAAGCGGGAGTACCTATGGAAACACTGGACATTTCTCCGAATGGGCAGCAGCTTGTCGTGGGTGGTTGGGGGGGCGAGATCCGAATTCTGAATATCAATTCGGAAGACGCGCCCGTCAAAATCAACACCGGCGCTGCGGAAGTATTCGCGGTGGCTTTCTCGCCCGATGGCAAAACGATTGCTGCCGGCACGTCGGCCAAGCCTGAATATGTTTCGCTCTGGGACGCCCAATCGGGGCAGCGCCGCGGTGGACTGCAAGGCCATGCCGACGCCGTCATTAGCGTGCGATTTTCTCGTTCGGGAGAATCGTTGCTGACCGGTTCCTACGACAACACGGCCCGCCTTTGGAACCTGGCCGACCGGACCTCGCGCACGTTCCGTGGGCACGATTGGTGGGTTTGGTCAGCTGAATTCTCGCCCGATGAAAAGCAGATCGTCACTGCCAGCCAGGATGGCTCGGCAATTGTCTGGACCCTGGCAACGGGCAAGGCGAGTCCACCATTCCTCGGCCACACGGGCCCCGTCTTCGCCGCTTCATTCGCTCCCGATGGTCGCACCATCGCTTCGGCCAGTTACGACAAGCGGATCCTCCTGTGGGATCCGACCCAACTGCGTGAAGTCGATCTCGAACGAGTTCTTGGTAGCGATCGCACTGGACCAGGCGTCAAGGAGGACACCTCGGCTGCCACACCGTTCGTCGCACTCACCGGGCATTCGGCGGCCGTGCGCAGTGTTCAGTTCTCGGCCGATGGCAAGATGCTCGTCAGCGCGGGTAACGACAATGTGGTTTGCCTCTGGGATGTTCCGGACCACAAGTTGGTGAAGAAGTTTCGCGGCCACGCCAGCCGCGTGGCAATTGCCCGGTTTGCTCCGGGTGGCGACCGCATCGCTTCGGCCGGGCTCGATCGGTTCGTCAAGCTGTGGCGCATTTCGCAGTACGAAGAGATGAAAATTTTGGGAGGCCGCGTCTTGCACGGACATCGCGATTCGATTCTCGGTGCGGCCTTCTCGCCCGATGGCAATACGGTCGTCACCGCCAGCCGAGACAAGACCGCATCAGCCTGGAATGCAGCCACAGGCGAGCGACTCCGGACCTACGATGAAGGACATCAATACCTCGCGTCGGCCGCCTGGTGCTTTCCCGATGGCAAACGAGTGTTAACCGCAGCTGCTGATAACTCCAGCCGCATTTGGGATGTAGCGACCGGCGCACAACAGGCAGTGCTGGTCGGTACGGGGCCACACGCGGCCGTCGCGCTCGCGCCGAGCGGGGACTTCATCGTTTCGGGAAGCGACGATCGTTCGCTGCGCATCTGGAGCCCGGCCGGCAAGCTGCTGCGAGAATTCGCGGGGCTCGCGTCCGAAATTACCGCCATCGCAGTTTCGCAAGACGAAGCGCGAATCCTGACCGGCGACGCCGTGGGGCGAGTTCGCTTGCTCTCGGCCGCTGATGGCAAAACCCTGTGGGAAAACCGCTCGCACTCGCGCGCCGTGACGAGCGCCGCCTTTTTGGGAACTGGCGACACCGCGGTAACTGCCAGCCTCGATCACACCGTGGCGGTCTGGAATGTGGCCACTGGCAAAGAAGACGCCGCGCGACTGCTCAGGCATCCTGCTGCAGTGACTTCGCTGGCAGTTTCGTCCGATGGCGGCACAGCTTTGACCGCCTGCGCAGACAAGCAAGTTCGCCAGTGGAATCTAGCAACCGGATCGCTCGTGCGCACGTTGCCCGTTGACGATATCGCCGTCACCGGAGTCGCAATTACGCCTGATGGCAAACGAGCCCTAACCGCCACCGCCCAAAACCAGGTTCGCTTGTGGAATTTGGCTGACGGCACCGAGCTGGTTGTTCCCGGCATGGGGAAGGGACCGTTCCTCGATTTGGCAGCCACCACGCTGCTGGCCTGGTCGGCCACGTTCTCACCGACTGGCGATCGCGTGCTCACCGCCGGTGGCGCGGAAGCACACCTGTGGGACGCCGCAGACAGCAAGCTGCTGGTCGCTTTTTCGCCGCAGTCGGCCGTCTCGAGCGTGCAGTTCTCGCCCAGTGGCGATGAATTGGTGACGGGCAGTTGGGACAAAGCGGCCCGCGTTTGGAACTCGGCAACGGGCGCTACGCTGCTCAAGTTGGGGGGCGTGCATACGCGGTTTGTCAACGCCAGCGCTTTCTCGCCCGACGGTACGCAAGTCATCACTGCCAGTGACGATCAAACGGCCTGCCTGTGGGATGCCACCACGGGACGCCAGCTGCAAAGTCTGGTCGGTCATACGGGCAGCGTGACTGACGTGGCTTTCTCTCGCGATGGCAAGCAAGCACTCACCGCCTCAGCAGACAAGACGGCTCGCATTTGGGATGTGCGCACCGGCAAGACGCTGCATGTGTTGACCGGCCATACTCAGGCCGTCTTGCGAGCCGCGTTTTCGGTCGATGGTCGCCGCGTGCTGACTGGCAGCGACGATACTACCGCGCGCCTCTGGAACGCCGAAACGGGCGAGTATCTGGGAGTAACGTTGGCCGGGCACACGGCAAGCGTGACCGCAGCGGCCTTCTCGCGCGATGGCTCGCGAGTCTTTACGGGAAGTAAGGACATGACCGTTAAAGTGTGGGATCCAGCCACCGGCAAAGAAGTTCTCACGCTACCCGGGCATGCCCAGGAAGTGACGGTCGCCACCGCCTCGCCCGATGGGCGCCGCCTCCTCACCGCGAGTCGCGACGGCACAGCCATCCTGTGGGACTCACTCCCCTGGCAAGAGCCCGCTGTGGTTCCTCAGCCTGCTCCACCGCCCCGTTGA